One stretch of Argiope bruennichi chromosome 3, qqArgBrue1.1, whole genome shotgun sequence DNA includes these proteins:
- the LOC129962897 gene encoding uncharacterized protein LOC129962897: MVYGSARPSVLRRFDTIHHSALRICSGAFRTSPTESLYNICHQLPLYLRRKKITSLYYFRTQSLPKHPISELTLPASVRRIYDAHSSCIPPFSVRIETLLRDSGLNNSTINSINHFYFPPWDKPEFSFLNPFFGFEKSATASVVFQQLFFYHRCQYSSFIPVFTDGSKSDGHVGFGIVLPSAILSYRLHTSFSIFTAELIAISYALQEISISTNRSFVIYTDSLSALETLSHPDNQMHPVALKF, from the coding sequence ATGGTGTATGGATCTGCACGCCCTAGTGTTTTGCGCAGATTCGACACTATCCATCATTCTGCATTGAGAATCTGCTCCGGTGCCTTTCGAACATCCCCCACAGAAAGCTTGTATAACATCTGCCACCAACTACCCCTCTATTTAAGGCGTAAAAAAATTACCTCCTTATATTATTTCCGAACGCAGTCTCTTCCGAAGCACCCTATATCCGAATTAACCCTTCCAGCAAGTGTTAGGAGAATTTATGATGCTCATTCCTCCTGCATTCCACCGTTCAGTGTGAGAATAGAAACGCTTCTGCGGGACTCGGGCCTTAATAATTCcacaattaattctattaatcacttttattttccACCATGGGATAAGCCAGAATTTTCCTTCTTAAATCCattttttggttttgaaaaatcCGCAACAGCATCTGTGGTTTTTCAACAGTTATTTTTCTATCATCGTTGTCAGTATTCATCTTTCATCCCTGTTTTTACAGATGGCTCGAAATCGGATGGGCATGTCGGTTTTGGCATTGTACTTCCATCTGCTATATTGAGCTATCGTTTACATACCAGTTTTTCAATCTTTACTGCGGAACTAATAGCAATTTCCTATGCACTTCAGGAAATTTCGATATCTACTAATCGAAGCTTTGTTATTTATACTGACAGTCTGAGTGCTTTGGAGACGCTCTCTCATCCCGACAATCAAATGCATCCTGTGgccttaaaattttga